Proteins encoded within one genomic window of Acidobacteriota bacterium:
- a CDS encoding polyketide cyclase, translating into MSSNEYHFITRWCVDGTIQEVSDVIGDVTGLVRWWPSVYLDVTVLEPGNSEGVGKLVELYTKGWLPYTLRWRFRVTESRKPYGFSLEAIGDFVGRGIWTFTQNGDQVDIQYDWKIQAEKPLLKMLSAVLKPIFSANHQWAMARGEESLKLELARRRAQTEIERVQIPNPPGPTFPHSLWYKPAN; encoded by the coding sequence ATGTCGTCGAATGAATATCATTTTATCACCCGGTGGTGTGTGGACGGGACTATTCAGGAAGTTTCGGATGTGATTGGAGATGTCACTGGACTGGTGCGCTGGTGGCCCTCAGTATATCTGGATGTAACTGTTTTGGAACCAGGTAATTCTGAAGGGGTTGGCAAACTGGTTGAGTTGTATACCAAAGGTTGGTTGCCCTATACGCTCCGCTGGCGATTTCGAGTGACCGAATCACGCAAGCCGTATGGTTTTTCTCTGGAAGCCATCGGCGATTTTGTCGGACGTGGAATCTGGACGTTTACCCAAAATGGCGATCAGGTTGATATTCAGTATGACTGGAAAATCCAGGCGGAAAAACCACTTTTGAAAATGCTGTCAGCGGTGCTCAAACCAATTTTTTCAGCCAATCACCAGTGGGCAATGGCCCGTGGTGAAGAAAGTCTCAAGCTGGAACTCGCCCGCCGTCGTGCTCAAACTGAAATCGAGCGGGTCCAAATTCCAAACCCACCGGGTCCGACTTTTCCTCACAGTTTATGGTACAAGCCAGCCAATTAA
- a CDS encoding DUF4351 domain-containing protein — protein MQTDNLCKYLAEKYPQDFAAWVLGQRPTHIEVLKTELSIEPIRADFVTFLRADGCILHLEFQTTAESDPPLPLRVLDYFVRLYRQYRVPIIQVVILLVETQSGRDLPSEFRLGGTVHPFHVIRLWEQPPEVFLNNPALLPLAALTRTTDPGRLLKQIATQIQSINNGDVRRDISTCTQILAGLRFDQNLIRALLREKTMRESVIYQEILEEGLQEGREKGLQQGLQQGLQQGLQQGLQQGLQQGEATVVWRLLNRRLGNLPPEIHTQLEQLPLNQLDELTDILLDFTSIEELTGWFEKNKS, from the coding sequence ATGCAAACAGACAACTTATGTAAATATTTAGCTGAAAAGTATCCCCAGGATTTTGCTGCCTGGGTTTTAGGGCAACGACCCACCCACATTGAAGTTTTAAAAACCGAACTCAGTATTGAGCCAATTCGGGCTGATTTTGTAACATTTCTTCGTGCGGATGGATGTATTCTTCACCTCGAATTCCAAACCACGGCTGAGAGTGACCCCCCATTGCCATTACGGGTGCTCGATTATTTTGTGCGACTCTATCGCCAGTACCGGGTCCCAATCATCCAGGTTGTAATTCTTTTGGTCGAAACTCAGTCTGGACGTGATTTACCGAGCGAATTTCGACTTGGCGGTACTGTTCACCCGTTTCACGTTATCCGATTATGGGAACAACCACCAGAAGTGTTTTTAAACAACCCGGCGTTGTTACCGTTGGCCGCTTTAACCAGAACCACTGACCCCGGCAGGTTGCTAAAACAAATTGCAACTCAAATTCAATCAATTAACAATGGTGATGTCCGTCGTGACATCAGTACCTGTACTCAGATTTTGGCTGGGCTTCGCTTTGATCAAAATCTCATTCGAGCTTTGCTGAGGGAAAAAACGATGCGTGAATCTGTCATTTACCAGGAAATTTTAGAAGAAGGTTTGCAAGAAGGTCGAGAAAAAGGGTTGCAGCAAGGGTTGCAACAAGGGTTGCAACAAGGGTTGCAACAAGGGTTGCAACAAGGGTTGCAACAAGGGGAAGCGACGGTTGTTTGGCGACTTCTGAATCGTCGGTTGGGCAATCTTCCTCCGGAAATTCACACCCAATTAGAGCAACTTCCGCTCAATCAGCTCGATGAGTTAACCGACATTTTGTTGGATTTTACTTCTATCGAGGAACTCACTGGCTGGTTTGAGAAAAACAAATCGTAG
- the mutS gene encoding DNA mismatch repair protein MutS, translated as MSSPNTPMLRQYHEIRKQYPGTLLFFRLGDFYEMFYEDAEIGARELSITLTARHKETDNPVPMCGVPHHALKHYLSRLIKKGYRVALCEQVEEASAAVKLVKRKVVRVITPGTAIDEQLLEGTDNQYLAAVFGAGDHMAAAFLDLSTGEFQATEFAGPDHFTNTLLQLEQFNPREILCPRSLEPLFAPHIAPRSTEALPTPAEDEESADQRLRLSTVLTLLDDWSFAPEQGTDFLTQHFEVTTLDGFGLSDKKWAIGASAAIVRYVRDTQMCDAKHITELSYFEPQEYMQLDAATVRNLELIEAIQGGKRETLFGTIDLTQTGMGARLLKSWLLRPSLKLGELNARLDAVGELHRQTMNRDKLRQWLTQVYDVERLLGRVSLGTANPRDLVALGSSLEPLPALKQLLGTMKSSLLQVLYESLDELTDVRSWIGEALTESPPMKIDEGNVIRAGFHAELDSLRELRSNTQSFIAEVERRERERTGIASLKVKSNNVFGYFIEITKSNLKNVPGDYQRKQTIATGERFITPELKDYEEKILSAEQNILQLETTLFTELKQRIAAQIGRIQITARILATLDVLGSFAQLAAMRNYVRPELHEDDELTIINGRHPVVETHTTRFVPNDVHLNNTTDRLVIITGPNMGGKSVYLRQTALIVILAQIGCFVPASQARLPLLDRVFTRVGASDNLARGRSTFMVEMTEAANILNTATPRSLVLLDEIGRGTATFDGLSLAWAIAEHLHNSPQHAAKTLFATHYHEMVELEKLLPGVHNVQLAVTAKDGHLIFLHKVVQGSASKSYGIEVAKLAGLPAAVLGRAREILENLEANELDVLGKPKLARHMPSRKDWKKNQPTLFDKANESVIDDLRVLDVEHLTPEEAKKALIALQSQLV; from the coding sequence ATGAGCAGCCCAAATACGCCGATGCTTCGGCAGTATCACGAAATTCGCAAACAATATCCTGGCACCCTGTTATTTTTCCGGCTTGGCGACTTTTATGAAATGTTTTATGAAGACGCTGAAATCGGCGCGCGTGAACTTTCAATCACCCTCACCGCCCGCCATAAAGAAACCGACAACCCGGTGCCGATGTGCGGCGTGCCCCACCATGCCCTTAAACATTATCTTTCGCGATTGATCAAAAAAGGGTATCGCGTCGCGCTGTGCGAACAGGTCGAAGAAGCCTCTGCCGCCGTGAAGCTGGTAAAACGCAAAGTCGTGCGCGTGATTACCCCAGGAACAGCCATTGACGAACAGCTTCTGGAAGGTACTGACAATCAGTATCTGGCCGCCGTTTTTGGCGCCGGAGACCACATGGCCGCTGCGTTTCTCGATCTTTCCACCGGTGAATTTCAAGCGACAGAATTTGCCGGGCCCGATCATTTCACCAATACACTCTTACAACTTGAGCAGTTCAATCCACGTGAAATCCTCTGTCCACGGAGTTTGGAGCCACTCTTTGCCCCACATATTGCGCCACGTTCAACTGAAGCTCTTCCGACACCAGCCGAAGATGAAGAATCAGCCGACCAGCGCCTTCGGCTCAGTACGGTGCTGACACTGCTGGACGACTGGTCGTTTGCCCCGGAGCAGGGAACCGACTTTCTCACGCAACATTTTGAAGTCACAACACTCGATGGATTTGGCCTGAGTGATAAAAAATGGGCGATTGGTGCATCAGCCGCGATTGTGCGGTATGTGCGCGATACGCAAATGTGTGATGCCAAACACATTACGGAGCTTTCCTACTTTGAGCCACAAGAGTACATGCAGCTTGATGCCGCGACGGTTCGCAATCTGGAACTCATCGAAGCCATCCAGGGCGGAAAACGTGAAACGCTCTTTGGAACGATTGACCTGACCCAAACCGGAATGGGCGCCCGGCTGCTCAAATCGTGGTTGCTCCGACCATCGCTTAAACTGGGTGAACTCAATGCCCGACTTGATGCAGTTGGGGAACTTCACCGACAAACCATGAATCGGGATAAACTCCGGCAGTGGCTGACCCAGGTGTATGACGTCGAGCGCTTGCTGGGCCGGGTTTCGCTGGGGACAGCCAACCCGCGTGATCTGGTCGCGCTTGGGTCGAGTCTGGAACCGCTTCCGGCCCTGAAACAATTGCTGGGAACGATGAAGAGTTCACTGCTCCAGGTCCTGTATGAATCACTGGATGAATTGACCGATGTTCGGAGCTGGATCGGTGAGGCATTGACGGAAAGCCCGCCCATGAAAATTGACGAGGGCAATGTCATCCGGGCCGGATTTCATGCTGAACTGGATAGCCTTCGGGAACTTCGGAGCAATACCCAAAGCTTTATTGCCGAGGTTGAACGTCGCGAACGCGAACGCACCGGAATTGCTTCGCTCAAGGTCAAGTCAAATAATGTGTTTGGCTACTTTATCGAAATCACCAAATCCAATTTGAAAAATGTCCCTGGTGATTATCAACGCAAACAAACCATTGCCACCGGCGAGCGCTTTATCACACCTGAACTCAAGGACTATGAAGAAAAAATTCTGAGCGCCGAGCAAAATATTCTCCAGCTTGAAACAACGCTCTTTACTGAACTGAAACAACGGATTGCCGCTCAAATCGGACGAATTCAAATCACCGCCCGAATCCTGGCAACGCTCGATGTCCTCGGGTCTTTTGCGCAACTGGCGGCCATGCGCAACTATGTCAGACCTGAACTCCACGAAGATGACGAACTGACCATTATCAATGGGCGCCATCCAGTGGTTGAAACTCACACGACACGATTTGTCCCCAATGATGTGCATCTCAACAACACCACAGACCGGCTGGTGATTATCACTGGACCGAACATGGGCGGGAAAAGCGTCTATTTGCGGCAAACGGCATTGATTGTGATTTTGGCGCAGATTGGATGTTTTGTTCCGGCCTCGCAAGCACGGCTTCCACTGTTGGATCGAGTCTTTACCCGCGTTGGTGCGTCTGACAATCTGGCGCGTGGGCGGTCAACCTTTATGGTCGAAATGACCGAAGCTGCCAATATTTTGAACACCGCCACGCCACGCAGCCTGGTGCTGCTTGATGAAATTGGCCGTGGAACCGCCACTTTTGATGGACTCTCGCTGGCCTGGGCCATTGCTGAACACCTTCACAACAGCCCACAACACGCGGCGAAAACACTTTTTGCCACGCATTATCACGAAATGGTGGAGCTTGAAAAATTACTTCCTGGCGTTCACAACGTGCAACTTGCCGTTACCGCCAAAGATGGCCATCTGATCTTTCTCCACAAGGTCGTGCAAGGAAGCGCCAGTAAATCCTATGGAATCGAAGTCGCCAAACTCGCTGGACTCCCGGCAGCCGTGCTGGGTCGCGCACGGGAAATCCTGGAAAACCTTGAAGCCAATGAACTTGATGTTTTGGGGAAACCAAAACTTGCCCGGCATATGCCGTCTCGCAAAGACTGGAAGAAAAATCAGCCGACGCTCTTTGATAAAGCCAACGAGTCGGTCATTGACGACCTGCGGGTACTCGATGTTGAACACCTTACGCCGGAAGAAGCGAAAAAAGCCCTGATTGCACTGCAAAGCCAGTTGGTGTGA
- a CDS encoding helix-turn-helix transcriptional regulator, with amino-acid sequence MDVTRIFAENIKKFRRIKGLSQEALADKAGLHRTYIGAVERGERNITLVNANRIAKALDVSLSDCLSEKP; translated from the coding sequence ATGGACGTTACCCGTATCTTTGCTGAGAACATTAAGAAATTCAGGCGAATAAAAGGACTTTCGCAAGAAGCTTTAGCCGATAAAGCTGGGCTTCATCGAACTTATATTGGTGCCGTTGAACGAGGGGAGCGGAATATCACTCTCGTCAATGCCAATCGAATTGCTAAAGCCTTGGACGTCAGTTTGAGCGATTGTTTAAGTGAAAAACCATGA
- a CDS encoding restriction endonuclease: MTNQLPLQKALDGVLQHYRDSFSSKVYEEENNEIDPLMDVFGITPELKRENRQYWGRELGMCWQRLIVEVCRQTRPDFAPPLKFNADEPCDLLVGNQAIDTKYRIGSGDSGTLKKFKTYASLLRNAGYEPILLIVRDDNLPAAINACQIGGWSVLTGNATFSFIHQLTGFDIRAYLMATTSGYKIDRS, translated from the coding sequence ATGACCAACCAACTCCCACTTCAAAAAGCGTTAGATGGGGTTCTTCAACACTATCGAGATTCTTTTTCGAGCAAAGTATATGAAGAAGAAAACAATGAGATTGATCCGCTTATGGATGTATTTGGGATTACACCTGAGTTGAAGCGTGAAAACCGTCAATACTGGGGAAGAGAATTGGGGATGTGCTGGCAGCGACTTATTGTTGAAGTATGCCGCCAAACCCGCCCTGACTTTGCACCACCCTTGAAGTTCAATGCTGATGAGCCATGTGACTTACTGGTTGGGAATCAGGCAATTGATACCAAATATCGAATTGGCTCAGGTGACTCTGGAACGCTCAAAAAGTTTAAAACCTATGCTTCATTATTACGAAACGCCGGGTATGAACCCATTTTGCTGATTGTTCGTGATGATAATCTACCAGCGGCAATCAACGCCTGCCAGATTGGTGGATGGAGTGTTCTAACCGGTAACGCAACCTTCAGTTTTATCCATCAACTCACTGGTTTTGATATCAGAGCTTATCTGATGGCCACAACGTCGGGGTATAAGATTGATCGGTCGTAG